In Rutidosis leptorrhynchoides isolate AG116_Rl617_1_P2 chromosome 2, CSIRO_AGI_Rlap_v1, whole genome shotgun sequence, one genomic interval encodes:
- the LOC139887781 gene encoding uncharacterized protein has product MKSKEMRFSQTLVCVKQVKQEAVEEWDDSMPLPGDIIEGIAASNGCTLEGVEEKSFVPTKVKSELRSQLAKISKRNAKGFVWLKVRRGNQMVNLRVCVVQEKRFRLNRKYSFCAASNDKHIAVLDDLDVDQCTELQDMSRRAVNVVSRGFNQETIRYNWRRKVANYLPDHRSTVVSSILFMPLSDEYDIDSITTRAMAWFTATVSSGIPIVFVNIQTEQIISLDGCHSTRIPTHGIRLWFLPGISEISFELIPEYGENRFGLDVKRTDEVLVSSHSVTCYCPLVAINHHSDYLLLHLSADAFLLNFNQPLLLLIARVLLLQPAGFVCIYAVTKDSAADRAGLRQLFENSIETGHLVVLSRLEAKSVIPTMVSSDGLIHCCDHGDIRETLVGAVNQQECIGLHIMSWPMAQNHGVGVAATLRPPM; this is encoded by the exons ATGAAAAGTAAAGAAATGAGATTTTCCCAAACATTAGTTTGCGTAAAACAAGTGAAACAAGAAGCTGTTGAGGAATGGGATGATTCAATGCCGTTACCAGGAGACATTATCGAAGGCATTGCTGCTTCAAATGGTTGTACTCTAGAAGGCGTTGAAGAAAAGTCGTTTGTACCAACTAAAGTGAAATCAGAACTTAGATCACAACTAGCAAAGATTAGTAAAAGGAATGCAAAAGGTTTTGTTTGGTTGAAGGTTAGAAGGGGCAATCAGATGGTGAATCTTCGTGTTTGTGTAGTGCAAGAAAAGCGTTTTAGATTGAATCGAAAGTACAGTTTTTGTGCTGCTTCTAATGATAAACATATTGCGGTTTTAGATGATCTGGATGTTGATCAATGCACTGAACTTCAAG ACATGAGTAGGAGAGCGGTTAACGTGGTATCACGAGGGTTTAACCAAGAAACGATAAGGTACAACTGGAGACGAAAGGTGGCTAATTATCTACCGGACCATCGGTCTACAGTTGTTAGTTCAATACTTTTCATGCCACTTTCAGATGAGTACGATATCGATTCCATAACAACTAGAGCCATGGCTTGGTTCACTGCAACGGTTTCATCAGGAATACCTATTGTGTTCGTTAACATCCAAACTGAACAAATCATTTCCTTG GATGGATGTCATTCGACTCGAATTCCTACTCATGGGATAAGGCTATGGTTTTTGCCAGGAATATCAGAAATTTCATTTGAGTTGATACCAGAATACGGAGAAAATAGATTTGGCTTAGACGTAAAAAGAACCGATGAGGTACTTGTATCTTCACATTCGG TCACCTGCTACTGCCCGCTCGTTGCTATTAATCACCACAGTGATTACCTGCTGCTGCATCTTTCTGCTGATGcatttttgctgaactttaatcaGCCTCTGCTACTGCTTATTGCGCGCGTTCTGCTATTGCAACCTGCT GGTTTTGTGTGCATTTACGCGGTGACCAAAGACTCGGCTGCTGATCGAGCGGGTTTAAGACAATTGTTTGAAAACTCGATTGAGACAGGGCACCTGGTTGTGCTATCGCGGTTAGAAGCAAAAAGTGTGATACCGACAATGGTTAGCTCAGATGGTTTAATACATTGTTGTGATCATGGTGATATAAGGGAGACTCTTGTTGGGGCTGTTAATCAACAAGAGTGCATAGGACTACACATCATGTCATGGCCTATGGCTCAAAATCATGGAGTTGGTGTTGCAGCCACTTTAAGACCTCCAATGTGA
- the LOC139887780 gene encoding uncharacterized protein: protein MSETNVNLPNYNQLEQLQAYEQYLLQDENNSPPLNHIDVPSSSRPNPPIVQSQVDGTRNAHPGDPIVDPFINNEMFEDDFQTNPSTRSSNYGKNAIQLSTWPLQVSPYTCSCCQVLREISHTNGIDITKLEVHGRIGVICHAILDKYSVDLNANENQSHEYKMFDFCKESIIRVKSFLEEYCKERKTNGYITLQDPLSNYYEAVCVGLDWMDSLVTDDLIPNDSGGHQMNQPQAESSIARHPNRTNLSIQRERTGKLTMRDLVNYFNIPIELAAKEINVCPTVIKKICRKHGLSRWPYRKIKSIEKKISVRATYLTSVDVEERSRAQADIDKLRQELTDLYSTFNV from the exons atgtcagaAACCAATGTGAATCTTCCTAATTACAATCAATTAGAACAATTACAAGCATACGAACAGTATCTATTGCAAGATGAAAACAATTCCCCACCACTCAATCACATTGATGTACCAAGTTCTTCACGACCAAACCCTCCAATTGTTCAATCACAGGTGGATGGTACTCGAAATGCGCATCCCGGTGATCCGATTGTTGATCCGTTTATAAACAATGAAATGTTTGAAGATGATTTTCAAACGAACCCGTCTACTAGATCGAGTAATTATGGAAAAAACGCTATTCAACTTTCAACTTGGCCGTTGCAAGTTTCTCCATATACTTGTAGTTGTTGTCAAGTATTAAGAGAAATTTCACATACTAATG GCATCGATATTACAAAACTTGAAGTTCATGGAAGAATTGGAGTTATTTGTCACGCGATTCTTGATAAGTATAGTGTTGATCTTAATGCAAATGAAAACCAAAGTCACGAGTACAAAATGTTTga TTTTTGCAAGGAAAGTATAATTCGAGTGAAGAGTTTTCTCGAGGAATACTGCAAAGAACGAAAAACGAATGGTTACATAACGCTGCAAGATCCACTTTCTAATTATTACGAAGCCGTATGTGTTGGGTTGGATTGGATGGATAGTTTGGTCACTGATGATCTCATTCCTAATGACTCAG GTGGTCATCAAATGAACCAACCACAAGCAGAATCGAGTATAGCAAGACATCCAAACAGAACCAACCTTTCAATCCAG AGGGAAAGAACAGGAAAACTAACAATGAGAGATCTAGTTAACTACTTCAATATTCCAATAGAATTGGCTGCAAAGGAGATAAATGTTTGTCCCACTGTGATCAAGAAAATTTGCCGAAAACATGGATTGTCAAGATGGCCATACAGAAAG ATAAAATCGATTGAAAAGAAGATATCGGTGAGAGCTACATATTTAACCTCAGTTGATGTCGAAGAAAGATCTCGTGCTCAAGCCGACATCGATAAACTTAGACAAGAACTTACAGATTTGTATTCAACATTCAATGTATAA
- the LOC139887779 gene encoding uncharacterized protein: MEGVVIWRGTEKREKKGGKRMAVKNRYLKLMFFYILSQPKRTLLIVNDMEAYYKRMKPSPSPPINVVDMENLPSDPVDRPRILEYDANQRDEIRRQYWLRGPYQPKNCSFPTTNGRRFVKGWFDKYNWLEYSMKADKAYCLCCYLFRDHIEHQGGSEAFVMDGFNSWKMTERLKDHVGHVNSFHNKALQKRESLKKPNESIVNAFHKQDEKSKKENRMRLSATISACRYCLKGALPFRGHDESETSIYKGNFLELMDLILFHNEELRNLPKAPGNIKLISPCIQKDVVKYFKQEVLECIFKDLGDDVFALLVDESSNISKRNKWLLCYDMLMHKDLLKRNLWALFISATSFNTVLDMQIQEFGDRFSEASTELLSCMSALNPRDSFSMFDSSKLIRLCEFYPKDFNSTDMIEFENELEIYHQSVLNDPKFKDLNGIDDLARVMVETRKNRTYPLLYRLLKLALVLPVATATVERCFSSMKIIKSNLRNRIGEEFLNACVICPVEREALVEVKDEDVIERVNNMRLRRGKI, translated from the exons ATGGAAGGCGTTGTGATTTGGAGGGGTacagaaaagagagaaaaaaaaggcGGGAAACGAATGGCGGTTAAAAACCGTTACTTGAAGTTGATGTTCTTCTATATACTCTCACAACCTAAACGAAC ATTGTTAATTGTTAATGATATGGAGGCTTATTATAAAAGAATGAAACCATCTCCTTCGCCTCCTATTAATGTTGTTGATATGGAGAATCTTCCATCGGATCCGGTTGATAGACCAAGAATTTTAGAATATGATGCCAATCAAAGAGACGAGATAAGAAGACAATATTGGCTTAGAGGACCTTATCAACCGAAAAATTGTTCATTTCCTACTACAAATGGTAGACGTTTTGTCAAAGGTTGGTTCGATAAATATAATTGGTTAGAGTATAGTATGAAGGCGGATAAAGCATATTGTTTGTGTTGCTACTTGTTTAGAGATCATATTGAGCACCAAGGTGGTAGTGAGGCATTTGTGATGGATGGGTTCAATAGTTGGAAAATGACCGAGAGACTTAAAGATCATGTTGGACATGTAAATAGTTTTCATAATAAAGCACTACAAAAGCGCGAATCTTTAAAGAAACCAAATGAATCTATTGTCAACGCCTTTCATAAGCAAGATGAAAAATCAAAAAAAGAGAATCGGATGCGGTTGAGTGCTACGATTTCTGCTTGTAGGTATTGTTTGAAAGGTGCACTACCATTCCGTGGTCATGATGAGTCGGAAACATCTATTTATAAAGGAAATTTCTTGGAATTGATGGACCTTATCTTATTTCATAATGAGGAACTCCGTAATCTACCGAAAGCTCCGGGAAATATCAAATTGATTTCTCCTTGTATTCAAAAAGATGTTGTTAAGTACTTTAAACAAGAAGTACTTGAATGTATATTTAAGGATCTTGGTGATGATGTGTTTGCGTTATTAGTTGACGAGTCTAGCAATATATCTAAAAGGAACAAATGGCTATTGTGTTACGATATGTTAATGCACAAGGACTTGTTAAAGAGAAATTTGTGGGCCTTGTTCAT ATCCGCCACCAGTTTTAACACCGTTTTGGATATGCAAATTCAAGAGTTTGGTGATCGTTTTAGTGAAGCTAGTACCGAGTTACTTTCTTGTATGTCGGCGTTGAATCCACGCGATTCATTCTCGATGTTTGATTCGTCAAAACTAATAAGGTTGTGTGAGTTTTATCCAAAAGATTTTAATAGTACGGATATGATTGAATTTGAGAATGAACTTGAAATATACCATCAAAGTGTTCTAAATGATCCAAAATTTAAGGACTTGAATGGTATTGACGACCTTGCTAGAGTGATGGTGGAAACAAGGAAGAATAGAACTTATCCGTTGCTTTATCGGTTATTAAAGCTAGCATTGGTGTTACCCGTTGCGACCGCAACAGTTGAGCGATGTTTTTCATCAATGAAAATTATAAAGTCGAACCTACGCAACCGTATTGGAGAGGAGTTTCTCAATGCTTGTGTAATTTGTCCGGTCGAAAGAGAAGCTCTAGTCGAAGTTAAAGATGAAGATGTAATAGAGCGTGTTAATAATATGCGTTTACGTAGAGGAAAAATCTAG